A region from the Citrobacter telavivensis genome encodes:
- a CDS encoding MarR family transcriptional regulator translates to MTEDELFARRPMGMRMAMVVRQWRAIIDAAITDTGLTQSSWTVLMQLHQLGDNVSVSELAEVQGIELPPLMRTLTQLENQGYLVRSTSPYDKRIRLLMLTAEGRARLEELNRVIEAYQYRVTRSIPEADLASFSATLNLIACNLRTIREEDNQH, encoded by the coding sequence ATGACTGAAGATGAGCTGTTTGCCCGCCGCCCGATGGGGATGCGTATGGCGATGGTAGTGCGTCAATGGCGTGCCATTATTGATGCGGCTATTACCGATACCGGCCTGACCCAGTCCAGTTGGACGGTACTGATGCAACTGCATCAGTTGGGCGATAACGTCTCGGTCAGCGAACTGGCGGAGGTGCAGGGCATTGAACTGCCGCCGCTGATGCGCACTCTCACGCAACTGGAAAATCAGGGCTATCTGGTGCGTTCCACATCGCCATATGACAAACGTATCCGCCTGCTTATGCTGACCGCGGAAGGCCGTGCCCGGCTGGAAGAGTTAAACCGGGTGATTGAGGCCTATCAATATCGCGTCACGCGTTCCATACCTGAAGCGGATCTCGCTTCCTTCAGCGCCACCCTAAATTTAATCGCCTGCAATTTGCGGACAATCCGCGAAGAAGATAATCAACACTAA
- a CDS encoding aminotransferase class I/II-fold pyridoxal phosphate-dependent enzyme — translation MTRYQHLANLLAERIEQGLYRHGEKLPSVRSLSQEHGVSISTVQQAYQVLESLQLITPQPRSGYFVAPQKAQPPVPPMSRPVQRPVEITQWEQVLNMLEGHHDQSVIPLSSGIPDVSQPSLKPLWRELSRVAQHNLSAILGYDELAGSLALRQQIARLMLDGGSVVNADDLVITSGSQSGMSLALLAVCQPGDIVAVESPAYYGTMQLLRGLGIKVIEIPTDPDTGISIEALELALEQWPIKGVILVPNCNNPLGFIMPDARKRAVLALAQRHDIVIFEDDVYGELATEYPRPRTIHSWDIDGRVILCSSFTKSVAPGLRVGWVAPGRYHDKLLHMKYAVIGTNVPATQLAATAFVREGHYHRHVRRMRQIYQRNREMYTCWAREYFPCGICVTRPKGGFMLWVELPEQVDMVCVAKQLCRLKIQVAPGSLFSASGKYRNCVRINCALPPNEKHRDVMQKLGEALKVAMEEVATPGVLSDS, via the coding sequence ATGACGCGTTACCAACATCTGGCCAACCTGCTGGCCGAGCGTATTGAACAAGGGCTGTATCGTCACGGAGAAAAACTGCCGTCGGTGCGCAGTCTGAGTCAGGAGCACGGGGTCAGCATTAGCACTGTGCAGCAGGCGTATCAGGTACTGGAATCGCTGCAACTCATCACGCCGCAGCCCCGCTCAGGTTACTTCGTCGCACCGCAGAAAGCGCAGCCACCGGTCCCGCCGATGTCGCGTCCGGTACAGCGTCCGGTTGAGATTACCCAATGGGAGCAGGTGCTGAACATGCTGGAAGGCCATCACGACCAATCGGTTATCCCGCTTAGCAGCGGTATTCCGGATGTCAGCCAACCCAGTCTGAAACCGCTCTGGCGCGAACTCAGTCGCGTAGCACAACACAATCTAAGTGCGATTCTGGGCTACGATGAACTGGCTGGCAGCCTCGCACTACGCCAACAAATCGCGAGGCTGATGCTTGATGGCGGTTCGGTTGTTAACGCTGATGATCTGGTGATCACCAGCGGCAGTCAAAGCGGCATGTCGCTGGCACTGCTGGCCGTCTGCCAGCCAGGAGACATTGTGGCCGTGGAATCCCCGGCTTATTACGGCACCATGCAATTGCTGCGCGGCTTAGGGATCAAAGTGATTGAAATCCCGACGGATCCGGATACCGGCATCAGTATTGAAGCGCTGGAGCTGGCGCTGGAACAATGGCCGATCAAAGGGGTAATTCTGGTGCCGAATTGCAACAATCCGCTGGGGTTTATCATGCCGGATGCCCGTAAACGGGCCGTACTGGCGCTAGCCCAACGCCACGACATTGTGATCTTTGAAGATGATGTGTATGGCGAGCTGGCGACAGAGTATCCCCGTCCCAGAACCATTCATTCCTGGGATATCGACGGTCGGGTTATCCTTTGCAGTTCATTCACCAAATCGGTCGCCCCCGGCCTGCGCGTTGGCTGGGTCGCACCGGGTCGTTATCATGACAAACTGCTGCACATGAAATACGCCGTCATTGGCACTAACGTTCCCGCCACACAGCTGGCCGCGACGGCGTTTGTCCGGGAGGGGCACTATCATCGCCACGTTCGGCGAATGCGCCAGATTTATCAGCGTAACAGGGAGATGTATACCTGCTGGGCGCGGGAATATTTTCCCTGTGGGATCTGCGTTACGCGGCCAAAAGGCGGTTTTATGCTGTGGGTTGAACTCCCGGAGCAGGTCGACATGGTTTGTGTCGCCAAACAACTCTGTCGCCTGAAAATTCAGGTCGCGCCGGGTTCATTGTTTTCCGCATCCGGAAAATACCGCAACTGCGTGCGCATAAACTGCGCGCTCCCGCCCAACGAAAAGCATCGGGATGTGATGCAGAAACTGGGTGAAGCGTTAAAGGTGGCGATGGAAGAAGTCGCGACGCCAGGGGTGCTGAGCGACTCCTGA
- a CDS encoding DUF1127 domain-containing protein, with protein sequence MEFHENRAKQPFIGFVLIWRAFKKWRLQVQTRRILQQMSDERLKDLGLRRDQID encoded by the coding sequence ATGGAATTTCATGAGAACAGAGCGAAGCAGCCGTTTATTGGTTTTGTCCTGATCTGGCGAGCGTTTAAAAAATGGCGCTTGCAGGTACAAACCCGACGGATCCTGCAACAGATGAGCGATGAACGGCTCAAAGACCTGGGATTACGCCGGGATCAGATTGACTAG